One genomic region from Nymphaea colorata isolate Beijing-Zhang1983 chromosome 12, ASM883128v2, whole genome shotgun sequence encodes:
- the LOC116265237 gene encoding zeaxanthin 7,8(7',8')-cleavage dioxygenase, chromoplastic-like: protein MDAISSSFQASFPRLNRATPFGVTFPTITNIRLERAHDQTQFTTHSPTTTTATTVLTRATPSPPPPSTEPIITKAARPLRQPYNLFSLHVTICNALDDLISNFVDRNPLRSSVNPKDVLAGNYAPIGELPPTKCTVEGRFPSCLEGAYIRNGPNPQFIPKSAYHLFDGDGMLHAIQVSGGQATFCSRFIRTYKFTKEEEAGLPIYPNFFALAGFARFMRVAVFMVRVLTGQINLINGVGLANTALAFMNNTIMALWELDLPYAMHLTPDGDVETVGRWDFGGELRMGITAHPKVDPVTGEVFAFRYGPIPPFLNYFRIGGDGTKQPDIPIFSFRQPSFVHDLAITERYAIFPDIQIVMKPLAMFTGMGPPMGCEARKVPRVGIIPRYATDESEMKWIEVPGFNFVHSVNAWDEKGGEEVVLVAANVVPVEHMLERMDLLHCCLEMVRINLREGKVVGRRALSRRNLEWGVINPKFLGRKSRYAFMAILDPMIKVSGIVKLDFDRASGEDCVVATRSFGERCFAGEPFFVAKEEGGHEDDGYVLTYTHNEGSGESSFVVMDAKSPTLDIVASVRLPQRVPYGFHGLFVCQKDLQKQKNWK from the exons ATGGACGCCATCTCCTCTTCTTTCCAAGCTTCATTTCCCCGACTGAACCGAGCCACTCCCTTCGGCGTCACCTTCCCCACCATCACCAACATCAGATTAGAAAGGGCACATGATCAAACTCAATTCACAACTCACTCCCCGACAACTACTACCGCTACCACAGTGTTAACAAGAGCAACTCCATCTCCCCCTCCTCCTTCCACAGAGCCAATCATAACAAAAGCTGCTCGCCCTCTTAGGCAACCTTACAATCTGTTTTCTCTTCATGTAACGATCTGCAATGCTCTAGACGATTTGATAAGCAACTTCGTCGATCGAAATCCCTTGCGGTCGTCCGTCAACCCCAAGGATGTTTTGGCCGGCAATTACGCCCCCATCGGCGAGCTGCCTCCGACTAAATGCACTGTCGAAGGTCGGTTCCCTAGCTGCCTTGAGGGCGCCTACATCAGAAATGGGCCCAACCCGCAGTTCATCCCCAAGTCCGCCTACCATCTGTTCGATGGGGATGGGATGTTGCATGCCATACAGGTCTCCGGCGGGCAGGCCACATTCTGCAGCCGCTTCATACGCACATACAAGTTCaccaaggaggaggaggcaggGTTGCCTATCTACCCCAACTTCTTCGCATTGGCCGGCTTCGCCAGGTTCATGAGGGTCGCCGTGTTCATGGTGAGGGTGCTTACTGGCCAGATCAACCTCATAAATGGCGTGGGGCTCGCCAACACAGCCCTTGCATTCATGAACAACACGATCATGGCATTATGGGAGTTGGATCTCCCCTACGCCATGCATCTCACGCCTGACGGCGATGTCGAGACAGTTGGCCGGTGGGATTTCGGCGGGGAGCTCAGGATGGGTATCACCGCTCACCCAAAGGTGGACCCTGTCACAGGCGAGGTCTTCGCCTTTCGGTACGGCCCCATCCCTCCGTTTCTCAACTACTTCAGAATAGGGGGCGATGGCACGAAGCAACCGGACATCCCCATTTTCTCATTCCGGCAACCTTCCTTCGTGCACGACTTGGCCATCACAGAGCGGTACGCCATCTTTCCCGACATACAGATAGTCATGAAACCACTGGCAATGTTCACAGGAATGGGGCCGCCGATGGGATGCGAGGCCCGGAAAGTCCCACGCGTGGGGATAATCCCACGCTACGCCACCGATGAGTCGGAGATGAAGTGGATTGAGGTGCCTGGATTCAACTTCGTGCACTCAGTGAACGCGTGGGATGAGAAGGGAGGGGAGGAGGTGGTGCTGGTGGCGGCGAACGTTGTGCCGGTGGAGCACATGCTGGAGAGGATGGATCTCCTTCATTGCTGCTTGGAGATGGTGAGGATCAACCTGCGGGAAGGGAAGGTGGTGGGGAGGAGAGCACTCTCTAGGAGGAATCTGGAGTGGGGGGTCATCAACCCTAAGTTCCTAGGGAGGAAAAGCCGCTACGCGTTCATGGCGATCCTAGATCCGATGATCAAGGTCTCCGGCATCGTGAAACTGGACTTCGATCGAGCAAGTGGGGAAGATTGCGTGGTAGCGACCAG GAGTTTTGGGGAGAGATGCTTTGCTGGGGAGCCATTTTTTGTGGCGAAGGAGGAAGGTGGCCATGAAGACGATGGTTATGTGTTAACTTACACACACAACGAGGGCAGCGGGGAATCAAGCTTCGTGGTGATGGATGCTAAGTCCCCCACTCTTGACATCGTGGCATCTGTAAGACTCCCTCAGAGGGTGCCTTACGGCTTCCATGGCCTCTTTGTCTGTCAAAAGGATTTGCAGAAGCAGAAGAATTGGAAATGA